In Candidatus Chlorohelix allophototropha, one DNA window encodes the following:
- a CDS encoding response regulator transcription factor codes for MAETTTPKILIIEDEESIWSLVKGYLEREDYNVAVATDGQSGLETARRIKPDLIVLDLMLPGIDGLEICHLLRAESDVYILMLTARTEEIDRIIGLTMGADDYVTKPFSPRELVARIKAALRRYRQDPSPVTSNRNILGTLSLEISSRKVWVKDQLLDLTRTEFDLLATLTEMPSRVFSREQLLEAVWSHDYFGDERVVDVHIGQLRKKIELASGGQPIKTVWGVGYRFEAEAGK; via the coding sequence ATGGCGGAAACTACCACACCGAAAATACTCATAATAGAAGACGAAGAGAGCATCTGGAGCTTAGTAAAAGGCTATTTAGAACGAGAAGATTATAATGTTGCAGTAGCTACCGATGGTCAAAGCGGCTTGGAAACGGCACGGCGCATTAAACCCGACTTGATTGTGCTAGACTTAATGTTGCCCGGAATCGATGGTTTGGAAATTTGTCACTTGCTGCGGGCTGAATCGGACGTTTATATTTTGATGCTTACTGCGCGTACCGAAGAAATAGATCGTATCATTGGTCTTACGATGGGTGCAGACGATTATGTAACCAAACCCTTCTCACCCCGTGAACTGGTTGCACGAATTAAAGCCGCTCTAAGGCGGTATCGCCAAGACCCCTCTCCCGTTACATCCAATCGCAATATACTTGGAACGCTCTCTCTGGAAATCAGTTCCCGCAAAGTTTGGGTCAAGGATCAATTGCTGGATTTAACCCGAACTGAATTTGATTTACTGGCAACCCTTACTGAAATGCCCAGTAGGGTTTTTAGCCGGGAACAATTGCTCGAAGCAGTTTGGAGTCACGATTATTTCGGCGATGAACGGGTGGTAGATGTACACATCGGGCAACTACGAAAAAAAATAGAACTGGCAAGTGGGGGGCAACCCATAAAAACAGTATGGGGAGTGGGTTATCGTTTTGAGGCGGAGGCAGGAAAATGA
- a CDS encoding rhodanese-like domain-containing protein, which yields MFKLFGSKTLPYENITPQEVDQRIKNQKPLIIDVRENYEYAQGHIKGSKLIPLSQINSKINVIGAKDREIIVVCRSGSRSSHAANLLCNQGFTRIGNIKGGIIGWMRAGLPLE from the coding sequence ATGTTCAAGCTTTTCGGATCAAAGACACTACCCTACGAAAATATTACCCCACAAGAAGTTGACCAGCGTATTAAAAACCAGAAGCCATTAATAATTGATGTGCGCGAAAATTACGAGTATGCTCAGGGACATATCAAAGGCAGCAAGCTAATACCTTTGAGCCAAATCAACAGCAAGATAAATGTAATCGGCGCTAAAGATCGTGAAATTATTGTGGTTTGCCGCAGTGGAAGCCGGAGTAGCCATGCCGCAAATTTGCTATGCAACCAAGGATTTACCAGAATAGGCAATATCAAAGGTGGCATAATCGGTTGGATGCGTGCCGGACTGCCTTTAGAATAA